The following are from one region of the Methylophilus sp. DW102 genome:
- a CDS encoding glycosyltransferase family 2 protein — MTTAVSHRQSAQPHMTVMVPAYNEEKNIAKTLQNIRQDLQQMSPNWDIVVVDDGSRDQTSLVVQSLVEECRVTLVKFSRNFGKENAISAGLTYAKGEIVICMDADGQHASDLMYTMLEKWREGYDMVYAVRQDREQESPFKLWGSRLFYRMMSSSTHVEIPRDAGDFRLMDRKVVDALCALPERNRFMKGIYAWVGYKSIGIPYTPLPRLHGESAYSKLKLIALAWTGITSFSVLPLRLASLTGATLAILAFAYGLLVVIDALFFHESVPGWPTVVASMMFLSGVQLLFIGVLGEYLARVYDEVKGRPPYIVAEVVTPAPSADSR; from the coding sequence ATGACCACTGCTGTTAGCCATCGCCAATCTGCCCAGCCGCATATGACGGTGATGGTGCCTGCTTACAACGAAGAAAAAAATATTGCAAAAACCTTGCAAAATATCCGGCAAGATTTGCAGCAAATGTCGCCCAACTGGGACATTGTCGTGGTGGATGACGGTAGCCGTGATCAGACCTCTCTCGTGGTGCAGTCGCTGGTGGAAGAGTGTCGTGTGACCCTGGTCAAGTTCTCCCGCAACTTTGGCAAGGAAAACGCCATCAGCGCTGGCCTGACTTATGCCAAGGGTGAGATCGTCATTTGTATGGATGCCGATGGTCAGCACGCTTCAGATCTGATGTACACCATGCTGGAAAAGTGGCGGGAAGGATATGACATGGTCTATGCCGTGCGTCAGGACCGCGAGCAGGAATCGCCTTTCAAACTCTGGGGATCTCGGCTGTTTTATCGCATGATGAGTAGCAGCACCCATGTGGAAATCCCACGCGACGCCGGTGATTTCCGCCTGATGGACCGTAAAGTGGTCGATGCGCTGTGTGCACTGCCAGAACGCAACCGCTTCATGAAAGGTATCTATGCCTGGGTTGGCTACAAGTCGATCGGCATTCCGTACACCCCATTGCCGCGGTTGCATGGTGAAAGTGCTTATTCAAAACTCAAGCTGATTGCCTTGGCCTGGACTGGCATTACCAGTTTCTCGGTGTTGCCTTTGCGTCTGGCCAGCCTGACTGGTGCCACCCTGGCTATTCTGGCGTTTGCTTATGGTCTGCTGGTGGTCATTGATGCGCTGTTTTTTCATGAGTCTGTCCCTGGATGGCCCACGGTCGTCGCCAGCATGATGTTCCTGTCTGGTGTGCAGTTGTTGTTTATCGGCGTGCTTGGCGAATATCTGGCACGTGTTTACGATGAGGTCAAAGGGCGGCCACCCTACATTGTGGCAGAAGTCGTCACGCCTGCGCCATCAGCGGATTCCCGCTAA
- a CDS encoding CusA/CzcA family heavy metal efflux RND transporter, with translation MLNWLIENSLKQRLLVCVFAIGLLFAGWTAYQTIAIDAFPDVSSTQVKIIIKSPGMTPEEVETRITAPIEVEMLGIPKQTSLRAVAKYALTDITIDFEDGTDIYWARQQVTERLNNAWPNLPAEISGGIAPMTTPLGEMFMFTIESDTLSLQEKRSLLDWVIRPRLRTVPGVADVNALGGLVRSFEIVPDNTKLQARGVALSELQQAISENNRNDGAGRLKDGEESLLVRAEGAFKTLDDVRHTVLKGHQGSPIRIADVAEVRIGELTRYGAVSRNGKGEAVEGLVLGLRGANARQVVEGVRAKLDEIAPTLPKGVNIHVFYDRGNLVEHAVHTVNKALMEAVVLVLILLVLFLGNLRAALTVACALPLAMLATFWLMQQYGMSANLMSLGGLAIAIGMLVDSAVVVVENIVEHLAHKQASPTTDKLGIILAAMREVSVPVSAGMIIIMTVFLPLLSLQGLEGKLFAPVALSIIFALGSSLLLSLTIIPVLASFLIRDQTSENPWLIRHLNHWYASALNTAMQHKRPVLLAAVVLLVLTAIVYPRIGKTFMPTMDEGDIIIGTEKLPSISLQQSIVTDNHLQQTLLQQVPELEGVYSRAGADELGLDPMGVNQTDNFLVLKPRDQWQVPDKATLIEKLRQVMHSVPGLDYNFTQPIEMRVNEMILGVRGDLALKIFGTDLNVLDQKAQQIIKVLESIPGNQDVYTPQNSGVQYLQIKIDRVAAGRLGLSVADINTLLQSQLEGKLLGIVLEGNRRTPILLRGSQIVRESAADFSQLMLALPQGGTVPLSSVAHVVREEGPVKVDRERGNRMVVVTANVKGRDLVSFVEEAKQKVAQQVALPEGYWLKWGGQFENQQRAAARLSIVIPIAVTLIALLLFMTFGSLPKALLILANIPFAMIGGVFALWLSGEYLSVPASVGFIALLGIAVLNGVVMVSHFQHLAEQGMAASLIAYEGAKRRLRPVLMTASITAFGLIPLLFATGPGAEIQRPLAIVVIGGLITATFLTLFVLPILYQHFFGREKRG, from the coding sequence GGACTGCTGTTCGCAGGCTGGACCGCTTATCAGACCATTGCCATTGACGCCTTCCCGGACGTCTCTTCGACGCAAGTCAAAATTATCATCAAATCACCAGGGATGACGCCGGAAGAAGTTGAGACGCGGATTACCGCACCGATTGAAGTCGAGATGCTGGGCATCCCCAAACAAACCAGTTTACGCGCGGTGGCGAAATATGCCCTGACCGACATCACCATCGACTTTGAAGACGGCACCGATATCTACTGGGCGCGACAGCAAGTCACCGAGCGGCTCAACAATGCCTGGCCCAACTTGCCCGCCGAGATTTCTGGCGGCATCGCCCCCATGACCACTCCGCTCGGCGAAATGTTCATGTTCACCATAGAGTCGGACACGCTCAGCCTGCAGGAAAAGCGCTCGCTCCTGGACTGGGTGATTCGTCCACGTTTGCGCACCGTGCCTGGCGTGGCCGATGTCAATGCCCTGGGCGGACTGGTGCGCAGCTTTGAAATCGTGCCGGATAACACCAAGCTGCAGGCCCGTGGCGTCGCCTTGAGCGAGCTGCAACAAGCCATCAGCGAAAACAACCGCAATGATGGTGCAGGCCGCCTCAAGGATGGCGAAGAGTCTTTACTGGTCCGTGCTGAAGGCGCCTTTAAGACGCTGGATGATGTGCGCCATACCGTGCTCAAAGGTCACCAGGGCAGCCCCATACGCATCGCGGATGTTGCCGAAGTCCGCATCGGGGAATTGACCCGTTACGGTGCCGTCAGCCGTAATGGTAAAGGTGAAGCGGTGGAAGGCCTGGTGTTGGGCTTAAGGGGCGCGAACGCCAGACAAGTGGTGGAAGGCGTACGTGCCAAACTGGATGAAATCGCCCCCACCCTCCCCAAGGGCGTCAATATTCATGTGTTTTATGACCGTGGCAATCTGGTCGAACACGCGGTACACACGGTGAACAAGGCGCTGATGGAAGCGGTAGTGCTGGTGCTGATTTTACTGGTACTGTTTTTAGGTAACCTGCGTGCAGCGCTCACGGTCGCCTGCGCCTTGCCCCTGGCCATGCTCGCCACCTTTTGGCTGATGCAGCAATATGGCATGTCAGCCAATCTCATGTCATTGGGGGGCCTTGCCATCGCCATTGGCATGTTGGTCGACTCTGCCGTGGTGGTGGTCGAAAACATCGTCGAACATCTGGCGCACAAGCAAGCCTCACCCACCACAGATAAACTCGGCATCATTCTCGCGGCCATGCGCGAGGTCAGTGTGCCTGTCAGTGCTGGTATGATCATCATCATGACCGTCTTCCTCCCCTTGCTCAGTCTGCAAGGGTTGGAAGGCAAGCTGTTTGCACCGGTGGCGCTGAGCATTATTTTCGCTCTCGGTTCATCGTTGTTGCTATCGCTCACCATTATTCCAGTACTGGCCTCGTTCCTCATCCGCGACCAGACCAGCGAAAACCCGTGGTTGATCCGGCACCTCAATCACTGGTATGCCAGCGCACTGAACACGGCCATGCAACATAAGCGCCCTGTACTTTTAGCCGCGGTTGTCCTGCTGGTGCTCACAGCCATCGTCTATCCACGGATCGGCAAAACCTTTATGCCCACCATGGATGAAGGCGACATCATCATCGGCACCGAAAAACTGCCTTCTATTTCCCTGCAACAAAGCATCGTAACAGATAACCATCTGCAACAAACGCTGCTACAACAGGTGCCAGAACTCGAAGGCGTTTACTCCAGGGCGGGCGCTGATGAACTGGGCCTGGACCCGATGGGCGTGAATCAGACCGATAATTTTCTGGTGCTCAAACCACGTGACCAATGGCAAGTGCCAGACAAAGCGACGCTGATCGAAAAGCTGCGCCAAGTCATGCACAGCGTTCCCGGACTGGATTACAACTTCACGCAACCGATCGAAATGCGCGTAAACGAAATGATCCTCGGTGTGCGTGGTGATTTGGCGCTCAAAATCTTTGGGACAGACCTCAACGTACTCGACCAGAAAGCGCAGCAAATCATCAAAGTGCTCGAATCCATCCCTGGCAATCAGGATGTCTATACGCCGCAAAACAGTGGCGTGCAATATTTGCAAATCAAGATAGACCGCGTCGCCGCCGGACGACTCGGCCTTAGCGTGGCGGACATCAACACCCTGCTGCAAAGCCAGCTCGAAGGCAAATTGCTGGGTATCGTGCTGGAAGGCAACCGCCGCACCCCGATCTTGCTGCGCGGCAGCCAGATCGTGCGCGAATCTGCCGCCGACTTCAGCCAGCTGATGCTGGCGCTGCCACAAGGTGGCACCGTCCCGCTTTCCAGCGTCGCTCACGTCGTGCGCGAAGAAGGCCCGGTCAAGGTAGACCGCGAACGCGGCAACCGCATGGTCGTCGTCACCGCCAATGTTAAAGGGCGCGATCTGGTCAGCTTTGTAGAAGAAGCCAAGCAAAAAGTGGCACAGCAAGTAGCGCTACCCGAAGGCTACTGGCTGAAATGGGGCGGCCAGTTCGAAAACCAGCAACGTGCCGCCGCAAGGCTTAGCATCGTCATCCCGATTGCAGTCACACTGATTGCCCTGCTGCTGTTCATGACCTTCGGCTCCCTGCCCAAAGCCCTGCTCATACTCGCCAACATCCCATTCGCCATGATCGGTGGTGTGTTCGCACTGTGGCTGTCAGGTGAATACCTGTCTGTCCCAGCCTCGGTCGGCTTTATCGCGCTGCTAGGGATCGCCGTACTAAATGGCGTCGTGATGGTCAGTCACTTCCAACACCTGGCCGAACAAGGGATGGCCGCCAGCCTCATCGCCTACGAAGGCGCCAAACGCCGCCTGCGGCCTGTACTCATGACCGCCAGCATCACCGCCTTTGGCTTGATTCCCTTATTGTTTGCCACCGGACCAGGCGCTGAGATTCAACGGCCATTAGCCATTGTGGTGATTGGTGGCCTCATCACAGCGACCTTTTTAACATTGTTTGTCTTGCCGATTTTGTATCAGCACTTTTTTGGTAGGGAAAAGAGGGGTTAA
- a CDS encoding ChbG/HpnK family deacetylase: protein MTQLIICADDYAQSAEIDDAILALIERGVLTATSCMTLSPRWQESARHVTPAIRNLADIGLHLDFTQYAHTSRFAHPVLIMRSLCGMLNPADVTANITQQLDAFEAALHTPPDYIDGHLHVHQLPVIRESLITLMQQRYGHLPVDQRPWLRISSPPAATGLKARIIHWLGAQALQRQASAAGFRVSPVLLGVYDFQGDAAAYQAHWIEWARQLKQLAPVRQNELPPVLMCHPARPTQTVDPLDPIAIARMIEWQVMQSADFSAWLKMADLQPVKGHPKGLPCA, encoded by the coding sequence ATGACGCAGCTGATTATTTGTGCAGATGATTATGCGCAGTCCGCCGAGATTGATGACGCCATCCTGGCCTTGATCGAGCGCGGCGTATTGACCGCCACCTCTTGCATGACCTTGAGTCCGCGCTGGCAAGAGAGTGCCCGGCATGTCACGCCAGCCATCCGCAATTTGGCAGACATCGGCTTGCATCTTGATTTCACGCAGTACGCGCACACCTCACGCTTTGCACATCCCGTCCTGATCATGCGCAGCCTGTGCGGCATGCTCAACCCTGCAGATGTGACGGCGAATATCACACAGCAACTGGATGCCTTTGAAGCGGCCTTGCACACGCCGCCTGATTATATTGATGGTCACTTGCATGTGCACCAGTTGCCAGTCATCCGCGAATCGTTGATCACACTCATGCAACAACGCTATGGCCATCTGCCCGTGGATCAACGTCCCTGGTTGCGTATTTCCAGCCCGCCAGCAGCAACCGGTCTCAAGGCGCGCATTATTCATTGGCTAGGCGCACAAGCCTTGCAGCGACAGGCAAGTGCGGCTGGTTTCCGGGTCTCGCCAGTCTTATTAGGCGTCTATGATTTTCAGGGCGATGCTGCCGCCTATCAGGCACACTGGATAGAATGGGCCAGACAACTCAAGCAACTGGCGCCTGTCAGGCAAAACGAATTGCCACCTGTGCTCATGTGCCATCCTGCCCGGCCAACACAGACGGTGGATCCCTTGGACCCCATCGCCATTGCGCGCATGATCGAGTGGCAAGTCATGCAGTCCGCCGATTTTTCAGCCTGGCTTAAGATGGCAGATTTACAGCCGGTCAAAGGCCACCCGAAAGGCCTGCCATGCGCGTAA
- a CDS encoding OFA family MFS transporter, protein MRGFILINLSKEHITAGNQFNRWLVPPAALAVHLSIGMAYGFSVFWKPLGNALTGPDGKPVAACAAGASTFADKLAGTAKALTATDCNWTQFDLGWMYTLFFVLLGCSAAIWGGWLERAGPRKAGLVAMLCWCGGLLISALGIHQHQLWMMWLGSGVIGGIGLGLGYISPVSTLIKWFPDRRGMATGLAIMGFGGGAMIGSPLATKLMAMFATPTDPGVWQTFVVLALIYAVFMTCGSLGYRVPAANWKPAGWTPPDVQHNRLVATRHVHLKNAHKTPQFWLLWLILCMNVSAAIGIIGAAAPMLQETFGGVLIGQPELGFAEIKADEALTATAAAVGAGFVGLISLFNIFGRIGWATSSDKLGRRTTYFIFFVLGIMMYVCGTYAANHHQLALFLLVFCVIASMYGGGFATIPAYLADLFGTQFVGAIHGRLLTAWSTAGILGPVIVNYMHDVRLEAHVPYADIYAPIFMTLAALLGVGFTANLLVRPVADKYFMSDSELAAEQQSGKKPADNAVSLVNADTPTPAILVKLAWLAVLIPISYGIWMTVQKAWSLFA, encoded by the coding sequence ATGAGGGGCTTTATCTTGATTAATCTTTCCAAAGAACACATTACAGCCGGCAATCAGTTTAATCGCTGGCTGGTACCGCCAGCCGCATTGGCAGTACATCTTTCAATAGGCATGGCCTATGGCTTTAGCGTGTTCTGGAAACCGTTAGGCAATGCATTGACCGGACCAGACGGCAAACCTGTTGCCGCCTGTGCTGCAGGCGCATCCACTTTCGCCGACAAATTGGCCGGCACCGCAAAAGCATTGACCGCCACCGACTGTAACTGGACCCAGTTTGATCTGGGCTGGATGTATACCTTATTTTTTGTCTTACTTGGCTGCTCGGCGGCCATTTGGGGCGGCTGGCTGGAACGGGCAGGACCACGTAAAGCCGGCCTGGTAGCCATGCTTTGCTGGTGCGGTGGTTTACTGATTTCGGCGCTGGGCATACACCAGCATCAACTCTGGATGATGTGGCTGGGTAGCGGCGTCATCGGCGGCATCGGCTTGGGGCTAGGCTACATCTCACCCGTTTCCACCCTGATTAAATGGTTCCCAGATCGTCGCGGCATGGCGACCGGCCTGGCGATTATGGGCTTTGGCGGGGGCGCCATGATAGGCTCACCTCTGGCGACTAAGCTGATGGCGATGTTTGCCACACCGACAGACCCTGGTGTCTGGCAAACGTTTGTGGTGCTGGCGCTGATTTACGCGGTATTCATGACTTGTGGTTCGCTGGGTTACCGTGTCCCAGCCGCCAACTGGAAACCTGCTGGCTGGACGCCACCCGATGTACAACACAACCGACTGGTAGCCACCCGGCATGTACACTTGAAAAATGCCCATAAAACGCCACAGTTCTGGCTGTTATGGCTGATTTTGTGCATGAATGTGTCCGCAGCCATCGGTATTATTGGCGCAGCAGCGCCGATGTTACAAGAGACCTTTGGTGGCGTATTGATAGGCCAGCCAGAACTGGGCTTTGCCGAGATCAAGGCAGACGAAGCATTAACCGCCACAGCAGCCGCGGTTGGCGCAGGCTTTGTCGGTCTCATTTCGCTGTTCAATATTTTTGGCCGTATCGGCTGGGCCACCTCTTCCGATAAATTGGGGCGCAGAACCACTTACTTTATCTTTTTTGTGCTGGGTATCATGATGTATGTCTGCGGCACCTATGCCGCCAACCATCATCAGCTAGCCTTGTTCCTACTGGTGTTTTGTGTGATCGCCTCCATGTACGGCGGCGGCTTTGCGACCATTCCCGCCTACCTGGCAGACCTGTTTGGCACGCAGTTTGTTGGTGCGATTCATGGCCGCCTGTTAACCGCCTGGTCGACCGCAGGGATTTTGGGGCCCGTCATCGTCAACTACATGCACGATGTGAGGCTGGAGGCTCATGTTCCGTATGCAGATATTTATGCGCCGATATTCATGACGCTGGCGGCTTTGCTTGGGGTGGGCTTCACGGCCAATTTGCTGGTCCGGCCAGTGGCAGACAAATACTTCATGTCCGACAGCGAACTGGCGGCTGAACAGCAAAGCGGCAAAAAACCGGCAGACAACGCAGTCAGCCTTGTTAACGCGGATACACCAACACCTGCCATACTGGTAAAACTGGCCTGGCTGGCAGTACTGATCCCCATCAGTTACGGCATCTGGATGACCGTACAAAAAGCCTGGTCATTGTTCGCATAA
- the phoB gene encoding phosphate regulon transcriptional regulator PhoB, protein MAAANILVVEDEPAIQELLALNIKQAGHHAIRATSVEHAQMLLRETMPDLILLDWMLPGMSGIEFARRLKSDSMTKEVPIIMLTARGDEFDKVRGLEVGADDYVTKPFSPRELNARIKAVLRRRAPQMTDDPIEIAGLHLDPTTHRVTGHNVHIPLGPTEFKLLHFFMTNPERVHSRTQLLDKVWGDRVFVEDRTVDVHIRRLRNALVASNHQEMIQTVRGSGYRFSVHTDPGTQ, encoded by the coding sequence ATGGCTGCAGCGAATATTTTGGTGGTAGAAGACGAACCGGCGATCCAGGAATTGCTGGCGTTGAATATCAAACAGGCGGGGCATCATGCTATCCGTGCCACCAGCGTTGAACATGCACAAATGTTGTTACGCGAAACGATGCCAGACCTGATTTTACTGGACTGGATGTTGCCTGGCATGAGCGGGATCGAGTTTGCGCGCAGGCTTAAATCTGACAGCATGACCAAAGAAGTGCCGATTATCATGCTCACTGCCCGCGGCGATGAGTTTGACAAGGTGCGTGGTCTAGAAGTGGGTGCGGATGATTATGTGACCAAGCCATTCAGCCCGCGTGAATTAAATGCACGCATCAAGGCCGTGTTGCGCAGACGTGCGCCGCAGATGACAGATGATCCGATTGAAATTGCCGGCTTGCATCTAGACCCGACTACCCATCGTGTGACTGGTCATAATGTCCATATTCCACTGGGACCTACCGAATTCAAACTGCTGCATTTCTTCATGACCAATCCGGAGCGTGTGCATAGCCGTACGCAACTGCTGGACAAGGTGTGGGGTGACCGTGTCTTTGTTGAAGACCGTACCGTGGATGTGCATATCCGTCGTTTACGCAACGCACTGGTGGCCTCCAATCATCAGGAAATGATTCAGACTGTCCGCGGTTCAGGCTACCGTTTCTCCGTGCATACCGATCCTGGTACGCAATAA
- the lnt gene encoding apolipoprotein N-acyltransferase encodes MRVMNAWLNQASWMQQAALSCLLGALTVFGFAPFNLFWLPWLTLAALLVIWQQAATPAQVFRLGLAFGLGLYGVGIYWIYISLHTFGGMPWWFAGFCTFCLCAFMALFPAIAGYLAKKVGHLLWSAPLLWALSDWVRSWIFTGFPWLTLGYSQAPDSPLSGFLPVVGIYGVSALLMLGAASLACLLITPQRKPAFIMLALLWLGGSLLTLVPWTQPTGKPVSVALLQGNISQTIKWSPEHAEQALRQYFDMVQQTRAQLMVLPETALPVLLDQLAPSYLDALKQHAVQQKGDLLVGVVESKQDQYFNSAISLGSSPTQSYSKSHLVPFGEFIPLKSLFGWIYRDWLHMPLSDLSRGTSKQPLLIAGQKVGVNICYEDVFGEEIAQQLPQAELLVNISNDAWYGQSFAADQHMQFSQVRAIETGRMVLRSTNTGATAIIDKNGQVLQHAPHDEAVILTGEAQSYQGQTPYVWWGNWAFLVLSVAGLIWIRVRR; translated from the coding sequence ATGCGCGTAATGAATGCTTGGCTTAATCAGGCCTCGTGGATGCAGCAAGCCGCTCTTTCATGCCTGTTAGGCGCGTTAACGGTGTTTGGTTTTGCGCCGTTTAACCTGTTTTGGCTACCTTGGCTGACGCTGGCAGCGTTGCTGGTAATTTGGCAGCAGGCGGCCACACCCGCGCAAGTGTTCAGGCTGGGCCTGGCGTTTGGCTTGGGCTTATACGGTGTTGGTATCTACTGGATTTATATCAGCCTGCATACCTTTGGCGGCATGCCCTGGTGGTTTGCCGGTTTTTGTACCTTTTGCCTGTGCGCCTTCATGGCACTGTTCCCGGCCATCGCGGGTTACCTGGCAAAGAAAGTCGGTCATCTGCTATGGTCTGCGCCACTGCTATGGGCTTTGTCAGACTGGGTGCGTAGCTGGATTTTTACCGGGTTCCCCTGGTTGACTCTGGGCTACAGTCAGGCCCCAGATAGCCCGCTCAGCGGTTTTCTGCCTGTCGTTGGCATCTATGGCGTCTCTGCCTTGCTCATGCTGGGGGCTGCCAGTCTTGCTTGCCTGCTGATCACGCCGCAGCGTAAACCTGCTTTCATCATGCTCGCGCTATTGTGGCTAGGCGGCAGCCTGCTGACACTGGTGCCGTGGACGCAGCCTACGGGAAAACCTGTCTCGGTCGCCTTGCTGCAAGGCAACATTAGCCAAACCATCAAATGGTCGCCTGAGCACGCGGAACAGGCCCTGCGTCAGTATTTCGACATGGTGCAGCAAACACGAGCCCAACTGATGGTGCTGCCCGAAACCGCCTTGCCAGTGTTGCTTGACCAACTTGCGCCCAGCTATCTCGATGCTCTCAAACAGCACGCAGTACAGCAAAAAGGCGACCTCTTGGTCGGCGTTGTTGAGTCCAAACAAGACCAGTACTTTAATAGCGCCATCAGCCTGGGCAGCTCTCCCACACAGTCATACTCCAAAAGCCACCTGGTGCCTTTTGGCGAATTTATTCCGCTTAAAAGCCTGTTCGGCTGGATCTACCGAGACTGGCTGCATATGCCGCTCAGCGATTTATCCCGCGGCACATCGAAACAGCCATTGCTGATTGCCGGGCAAAAAGTCGGTGTCAATATTTGCTATGAAGACGTGTTTGGGGAAGAAATTGCCCAGCAACTGCCGCAAGCCGAGCTCTTGGTCAATATCAGCAACGATGCCTGGTACGGACAATCGTTTGCGGCCGACCAGCATATGCAATTCAGCCAGGTGCGCGCCATTGAAACCGGGCGGATGGTGTTGCGTAGCACCAATACGGGCGCGACCGCCATCATCGATAAAAATGGCCAGGTATTGCAGCATGCACCGCATGATGAGGCGGTGATTTTGACGGGCGAAGCGCAGAGCTACCAAGGACAGACGCCTTATGTTTGGTGGGGGAATTGGGCGTTTTTGGTCTTGAGTGTGGCAGGATTGATCTGGATTAGGGTAAGAAGGTAA
- a CDS encoding GtrA family protein, whose protein sequence is MRASVLGFVSVGAFAAAVHYVMALLAHAWGLSPAQANWIGFLCAFPVSYLGHRLWSFRGTQANHLAAFCKFFAVALLGFFGNQALLWLGLNYTPLPFWLVLGCVMVMVAASTWLLSRFWAFQHHEGQA, encoded by the coding sequence ATGCGTGCCTCGGTACTCGGGTTTGTCAGTGTTGGTGCCTTCGCGGCCGCCGTCCATTATGTCATGGCGCTACTGGCTCATGCCTGGGGCCTGTCACCGGCACAGGCGAATTGGATCGGTTTCTTATGCGCATTTCCGGTCAGTTACCTCGGTCATCGGCTTTGGTCTTTTCGCGGCACACAAGCCAATCATCTGGCGGCATTCTGCAAGTTTTTTGCGGTGGCCTTATTGGGGTTCTTTGGCAATCAGGCCCTGTTATGGCTGGGGCTGAACTATACGCCGCTGCCTTTCTGGCTGGTGCTCGGCTGCGTGATGGTGATGGTCGCGGCAAGCACCTGGCTGCTCAGCCGCTTTTGGGCGTTTCAACACCATGAGGGCCAAGCATGA